A window of the Actinobacillus genomosp. 1 genome harbors these coding sequences:
- the potA gene encoding spermidine/putrescine ABC transporter ATP-binding protein PotA — translation MEQLEQKPIIELRNVTKSYGSKTILKNLNLTINDGEFLTILGPSGCGKTTALRLIAGFEDLTEGSIILDGQDVSNVPAEQRPVNTVFQSYALFPHMTIFENVAFGLRMQKVPNDQIKPRVMEALRMVRLEDRAEQKPAQLSGGQQQRIAIARAVVNKPKVLLLDESLSALDYKLRKEMQNELKALQRQLGITFIFVTHDQEEALTMSDRIIVMNGGKIAQDGTPREIYEEPSNLFVARFIGEINVFDATVIERVDARNVKANVEGRICNIKVEDMDVQPNQKLKVLLRPEDILIEELDENESSKAIVGHILDRNYKGMTLESSVKLDHNGMTVLVSEFFNEDDPNIDHEVGQKVALTWYEGWEVVLNDEDC, via the coding sequence ATGGAACAGTTAGAACAAAAACCAATCATCGAACTACGCAATGTGACGAAAAGCTATGGTAGCAAAACGATTCTTAAAAATTTAAATTTAACCATTAATGACGGTGAGTTTTTAACTATTTTAGGTCCTTCAGGCTGCGGTAAGACAACAGCGTTACGTTTAATTGCGGGTTTTGAAGACTTGACGGAAGGTTCGATCATTCTTGACGGTCAAGATGTATCTAACGTTCCGGCCGAACAACGTCCGGTCAATACGGTTTTCCAAAGTTATGCGTTATTCCCGCATATGACGATTTTTGAAAACGTGGCGTTCGGTTTACGTATGCAAAAAGTGCCGAATGATCAAATCAAACCTCGCGTAATGGAAGCGTTACGTATGGTGCGTTTGGAAGATAGAGCGGAACAAAAACCGGCTCAGCTTTCGGGCGGTCAGCAACAACGTATTGCCATTGCCCGTGCGGTAGTGAATAAGCCGAAAGTATTATTATTGGACGAATCGCTTTCTGCACTTGATTATAAATTGCGTAAAGAAATGCAGAACGAGTTAAAAGCATTACAACGTCAGTTAGGCATTACCTTTATTTTCGTTACCCACGATCAAGAAGAGGCATTAACCATGTCTGATCGTATTATCGTTATGAACGGCGGTAAGATTGCGCAAGACGGTACGCCTCGAGAAATCTATGAAGAACCGAGTAACTTATTTGTCGCTCGTTTTATCGGTGAAATCAACGTATTTGACGCAACCGTGATTGAACGTGTCGATGCCCGTAATGTGAAAGCGAATGTAGAAGGTCGTATTTGTAATATTAAAGTGGAAGATATGGATGTACAGCCGAATCAAAAACTGAAAGTATTGTTACGTCCGGAAGATATTTTGATCGAAGAGCTGGATGAAAACGAAAGCTCAAAAGCGATTGTCGGTCATATTTTAGATCGTAACTATAAAGGCATGACGTTAGAATCAAGCGTGAAACTTGATCATAACGGTATGACGGTATTGGTAAGTGAATTCTTTAACGAAGATGATCCGAATATCGATCACGAGGTCGGTCAAAAAGTGGCATTAACTTGGTATGAAGGTTGGGAGGTTGTACTCAACGATGAAGATTGCTAA
- the potB gene encoding spermidine/putrescine ABC transporter permease PotB: protein MKIANNKFQAGTVSVIFGWLLLFVLVPNVLVLLISFLTENRQSAYFVDFIFSLDAYTQLFNDTYATVLWNSFKMSAIATFFCLIIGYPFAFIIAKMPAKIRPILLFLVVLPFWTNSLIRIYGIKIFLGVKGVLNEALLAIGLIDEPLRLLNSELAIIIGLVYILLPFMILPLYSSIEKIDGRLLEAAKDLGANAFQRFVRVTIPLTMPGIVAGCLLVLLPAMGMFYVADLLGGGKTPLIGNIIKSLFLNTNQFALGSAVSIALTVLMALMLYVYYRANKLLNKKVELE from the coding sequence ATGAAGATTGCTAACAACAAATTCCAAGCCGGAACGGTTTCGGTTATCTTCGGTTGGTTGTTGCTTTTTGTACTCGTACCGAACGTATTGGTACTGTTAATCAGCTTTTTAACCGAAAACCGCCAAAGCGCATACTTTGTAGATTTCATCTTTAGCCTTGACGCATATACGCAGTTGTTCAACGATACCTATGCAACGGTATTGTGGAACTCGTTTAAAATGTCGGCGATAGCAACGTTTTTCTGTTTAATCATCGGTTATCCGTTTGCGTTTATTATCGCTAAAATGCCGGCGAAGATTCGTCCGATTTTGTTATTTTTAGTCGTATTGCCGTTTTGGACAAACTCGCTGATCCGTATCTACGGTATTAAAATTTTCTTAGGTGTGAAAGGCGTATTAAACGAGGCGTTATTGGCAATCGGCTTAATTGACGAACCGCTTCGTTTATTAAACTCTGAATTGGCGATTATTATCGGTTTAGTATATATACTGTTACCGTTTATGATTTTACCGCTTTATTCCTCTATCGAGAAAATTGACGGTCGTTTATTAGAAGCGGCAAAAGATTTAGGTGCGAATGCGTTCCAACGTTTTGTGCGTGTAACCATTCCGCTGACAATGCCGGGGATTGTGGCAGGTTGTTTATTAGTATTATTACCGGCAATGGGAATGTTCTATGTTGCTGACTTATTAGGTGGTGGTAAAACACCGTTAATCGGTAATATTATTAAGAGCTTGTTCTTAAATACCAACCAATTTGCATTAGGTTCGGCAGTAAGTATCGCACTTACCGTGTTAATGGCGTTAATGTTATATGTTTATTACCGTGCAAATAAATTATTAAATAAAAAGGTGGAGCTTGAATAA
- the potC gene encoding spermidine/putrescine ABC transporter permease PotC has protein sequence MKKTLRNFFMFVVFAYLYIPIIILVVNSFNEDRYGLQWKGFSWNWYERLFANDTLVQATMNSLTIAFFAATFSTVLGALTSIALYRYKFRGKQMVGGLLFIVMMSPDIVMAVSLLVLFMILGVQLGFISLLIAHITFCLPYVVITISSRLSDFDGKMLEAAKDLGASEVTILRKIILPLALPSIISGWLLSFTISLDDVVVSSFVTSPSYEVLPLKIFSLVKTGVTPEVNALATIMIIFSLTLVVLSQLVVRKKA, from the coding sequence ATGAAAAAGACCTTAAGAAACTTTTTTATGTTCGTGGTGTTTGCCTACCTTTATATTCCGATTATTATTTTGGTGGTAAACTCATTTAACGAAGACCGTTACGGCTTACAATGGAAAGGATTCAGTTGGAACTGGTATGAGCGTTTATTCGCTAATGATACGTTAGTGCAAGCGACGATGAACTCATTAACGATTGCGTTTTTTGCCGCAACATTTTCAACTGTTTTAGGGGCATTAACTTCGATTGCGCTATACCGCTATAAATTCCGTGGTAAGCAAATGGTCGGTGGTTTACTGTTTATCGTGATGATGTCGCCGGATATCGTGATGGCAGTTTCTTTATTAGTGCTATTTATGATTTTAGGTGTGCAACTTGGTTTTATTTCGTTATTAATTGCGCATATTACGTTCTGTTTGCCTTATGTGGTCATTACTATTTCATCTCGTTTAAGCGATTTTGATGGCAAGATGTTAGAAGCAGCGAAAGATTTAGGTGCAAGCGAAGTAACGATTTTACGTAAAATTATTTTACCGTTGGCATTACCGTCGATTATTTCCGGTTGGTTATTAAGCTTTACCATTTCGTTGGATGACGTAGTGGTTTCATCATTCGTTACCAGCCCAAGCTATGAAGTATTACCGTTAAAAATCTTCTCGTTGGTGAAAACGGGTGTGACACCGGAAGTCAATGCGTTAGCAACGATTATGATTATTTTCTCATTGACATTAGTGGTCTTAAGCCAATTAGTGGTAAGAAAAAAAGCATAA
- the ruvA gene encoding Holliday junction branch migration protein RuvA has product MIGRLHGKIIEKQPPEMVIDVQGVGYEVLLPMTSFYSLPQVGEEATIFTHLVVREDAHLLFGFAQKQDRTLFRELIKTNGVGPKLALAILSAMSVSQFANAVENEELAKLTKIPGIGRKTAERLLVELKGKFKGVAQSDFFEEHSVETIVATHSHDPADEARDALVALGYKLADAEKMIKKVNKAGATSEQLIREALKASL; this is encoded by the coding sequence ATGATCGGAAGATTACACGGTAAAATTATTGAAAAACAACCGCCTGAAATGGTAATTGATGTTCAAGGTGTCGGATATGAAGTGCTATTGCCGATGACGAGCTTTTACAGCTTGCCACAAGTAGGTGAAGAAGCCACAATCTTTACGCATTTGGTCGTACGTGAAGATGCGCATTTATTATTTGGTTTTGCACAAAAGCAAGACAGAACACTATTTCGTGAATTGATTAAAACCAACGGTGTTGGGCCTAAATTAGCCCTTGCGATTTTATCAGCAATGTCAGTTTCACAATTTGCCAATGCTGTTGAAAATGAAGAACTTGCCAAATTAACTAAAATTCCGGGCATTGGGCGTAAGACAGCCGAGCGTTTATTAGTAGAGCTCAAAGGCAAATTCAAAGGTGTGGCACAAAGCGATTTCTTTGAAGAACATTCGGTGGAAACGATTGTTGCAACACATTCGCACGATCCGGCAGATGAAGCCCGTGATGCTTTAGTAGCGTTAGGCTATAAACTCGCTGATGCCGAGAAGATGATTAAGAAAGTGAATAAAGCGGGCGCAACCAGCGAACAATTAATTCGTGAAGCATTAAAAGCCTCTCTTTAA
- the ruvB gene encoding Holliday junction branch migration DNA helicase RuvB, protein MIEADRIISASPKREEEVIDRAIRPKLLADYVGQPSVREQMEIFIKAAKLRDEALDHLLIFGPPGLGKTTLANIVANEMGVNIRTTSGPVLEKAGDLAAMLTNLEPYDVLFIDEIHRLSPAIEEVLYPAMEDYQLDIMIGEGPAARSIKLDLPPFTLVGATTRAGSLTSPLRDRFGIVQRLEFYSVDDLTSIVKRSADCLNLNLSPDGAYEVARRSRGTPRIANRLLRRVRDYADVRNNGVITSDIAKQALAMLDVDSEGFDFMDIKLLQAIVERFDGGPVGLDNLAAAIGEERDTIEDVLEPYLIQQGFLQRTPRGRIATSRTYAHLGIAKLD, encoded by the coding sequence ATGATTGAAGCAGATAGAATAATTAGTGCCTCGCCGAAGCGTGAGGAAGAAGTCATCGATCGTGCGATTCGTCCTAAATTATTGGCGGATTATGTCGGTCAGCCGTCTGTACGAGAGCAGATGGAGATCTTTATTAAAGCGGCAAAATTGCGTGATGAGGCGCTAGATCACTTATTAATTTTTGGTCCGCCGGGATTGGGCAAAACCACCTTAGCTAATATTGTTGCCAACGAAATGGGCGTGAATATTCGCACAACTTCCGGACCTGTGTTAGAGAAAGCGGGCGATCTAGCGGCAATGCTGACCAATTTAGAGCCTTATGACGTATTATTTATTGATGAGATCCACCGCTTATCACCGGCAATTGAAGAAGTGCTTTATCCGGCGATGGAAGATTATCAGCTGGATATTATGATTGGCGAAGGACCGGCGGCACGTTCAATTAAACTGGATTTACCGCCGTTTACCTTAGTGGGGGCAACCACCCGTGCCGGCTCACTGACTTCTCCGTTACGTGACCGCTTTGGTATTGTACAGCGTTTAGAGTTTTACTCGGTAGATGATTTAACCTCAATCGTAAAACGTAGTGCCGATTGCTTAAACTTAAATTTATCGCCGGACGGTGCTTATGAAGTAGCTCGCCGCTCACGTGGCACACCTCGAATTGCCAACCGTTTATTACGCCGTGTGCGAGATTATGCCGATGTGCGTAATAACGGTGTGATTACCTCTGATATTGCTAAACAAGCGTTGGCGATGCTCGATGTAGATTCCGAAGGCTTTGATTTTATGGACATCAAGTTACTACAAGCGATTGTCGAGCGTTTTGACGGAGGCCCGGTCGGCTTAGATAACTTAGCCGCAGCAATCGGTGAAGAACGAGATACGATTGAAGACGTACTTGAACCTTATTTGATTCAGCAGGGGTTTTTACAGCGAACGCCACGAGGGCGTATTGCTACTAGCCGAACTTATGCACATTTAGGCATTGCAAAATTAGATTAA
- the ubiG gene encoding bifunctional 2-polyprenyl-6-hydroxyphenol methylase/3-demethylubiquinol 3-O-methyltransferase UbiG, with the protein MNNIDQTELDKFEKMAATWWDPNGSFKPIHLLNPLRLDYIQQKSNGLFGKKVLDVGCGGGILSEAMAKAGANVTGIDMTTEPLEIARKHAEESGLSIDYRQTTIEDFVQNQTACHAEKFDVITCMEMLEHVPDPLSIIQSCKALLKPDGVLFFSTINRTLKAYMLVIIGAEYVLKMLPKGTHEFEKFIKPAELLNWCDMADLRCQEMKGYHFNPVTEKFWLNNDVSCNYIAMLK; encoded by the coding sequence ATGAATAACATTGATCAAACAGAACTCGATAAATTTGAAAAAATGGCTGCTACTTGGTGGGATCCGAATGGTAGTTTTAAACCGATTCACTTACTTAATCCGTTACGCCTTGATTACATTCAACAAAAATCAAATGGACTATTCGGCAAAAAAGTGCTAGATGTCGGCTGTGGCGGAGGCATTCTAAGCGAAGCGATGGCAAAAGCCGGTGCAAATGTTACTGGTATTGATATGACTACCGAACCGCTTGAAATTGCACGAAAACATGCTGAAGAAAGCGGTTTAAGCATTGATTACCGCCAAACTACAATTGAAGATTTTGTACAAAATCAGACCGCTTGTCATGCCGAAAAATTCGATGTGATTACCTGTATGGAAATGCTGGAACACGTACCGGATCCGCTTTCGATTATTCAAAGCTGCAAAGCGTTACTCAAACCGGACGGTGTACTGTTTTTCTCCACCATTAACCGTACGCTTAAAGCCTATATGTTAGTTATCATCGGGGCGGAATACGTGCTAAAAATGTTGCCGAAAGGTACGCACGAATTTGAAAAATTTATTAAACCGGCGGAATTATTAAATTGGTGCGATATGGCGGATTTACGTTGCCAAGAAATGAAAGGCTACCATTTTAATCCTGTTACGGAAAAATTTTGGCTGAATAATGATGTAAGTTGCAATTATATTGCAATGCTCAAATAG